A genomic segment from Agelaius phoeniceus isolate bAgePho1 chromosome 2, bAgePho1.hap1, whole genome shotgun sequence encodes:
- the POU4F1 gene encoding POU domain, class 4, transcription factor 1: MMSMNSKQPHFAMHPTLPEHKYPSLHSSSEAIRRACLPTPPLQSNIFASLDETLLARAEALAAVDIAVSQGKSHPFKPDATYHTMNSVPCTSTSTVPLAHHHHHHHHHHQALEPGDLLDHITSPSLALMPGGGGGGGGGGGGHDGAGGGGGGAGGGGGGGGSGGGGGGLISTSAHPHSHMHGLGHLSHPAAMNMPSGLPHPGLVAAHHGAAGQVASAAAVVGAAGLASICDSDTDPRELEAFAERFKQRRIKLGVTQADVGSALANLKIPGVGSLSQSTICRFESLTLSHNNMIALKPILQAWLEEAEGAQREKMNKPELFNGGEKKRKRTSIAAPEKRSLEAYFAVQPRPSSEKIAAIAEKLDLKKNVVRVWFCNQRQKQKRMKFSATY; encoded by the exons ATGATGTCCATGAACAGCAAACAGCCTCATTTTGCCATGCATCCCACCCTACCTGAGCACAAATACCCCTCTCTACACTCCAGCTCGGAAGCAATAAGAAGAGCATGTCTACCAACTCCACCG ctgcagagcaataTCTTCGCCAGCCTCGATGAGACCCTGCTGGCGCGGGCCGAGGCTCTGGCCGCCGTCGACATCGCCGTCTCGCAGGGCAAGAGCCACCCGTTCAAGCCCGACGCCACGTACCACACCATGAACAGCGTGCCCTGCACCTCCACCTCCACCGTGCCCCTGGcgcaccaccaccaccaccaccaccaccaccaccaggcGCTGGAGCCCGGCGACCTCCTGGACCACATCACCTCCCCCTCCCTTGCGCTCATGCccggcggaggcggcggcggaggcggcggcggcggcggccacgacggggcgggcggcggcggcggcggggccggcggcggcgggggcggcggcggcagcggcgggggcggcggcggcctcATCTCCACGTCGGCCCACCCGCACTCGCACATGCACGGCCTGGGCCACCTCTCGCACCCGGCCGCCATGAACATGCCGTCGGGGCTGCCGCACCCGGGGCTGGTGGCCGCGCACCACGGCGCCGCGGGGCAGGTGGCCTCGGCGGCGGCCGTGGTGGGGGCGGCCGGCCTGGCCTCCATCTGCGACTCGGACACGGACCCGCGGGAGCTGGAGGCCTTCGCCGAGCGCTTCAAGCAGCGCCGCATCAAGCTGGGGGTGACCCAGGCCGACGTGGGCTCGGCGCTGGCCAACCTGAAGATCCCGGGCGTGGGCTCCCTCAGCCAGAGCACCATCTGCCGCTTCGAGTCCCTCACCCTGTCCCACAACAACATGATCGCCCTCAAGCCCAtcctgcaggcctggctggaggaggccGAGGGCGCCCAGCGGGAAAAAATGAACAAGCCCGAGCTCTTCAATGGGGGCGAGAAGAAGCGCAAGCGGACTTCCATCGCCGCCCCGGAGAAGCGCTCGCTGGAGGCGTACTTCGCCGTCCAGCCCCGGCCCTCCTCCGAGAAGATCGCCGCCATCGCCGAGAAATTGGACCTCAAAAAGAACGTGGTGCGGGTTTGGTTTTGCAACCAGAGACAGAAGCAGAAACGGATGAAATTTTCCGCCACCTACTAG